A window of the bacterium genome harbors these coding sequences:
- a CDS encoding GAF and ANTAR domain-containing protein translates to MKGQDIQSELEAIYRISQAITSDMYLEDILKLIVNVTAEIFKSKICSILLYDEKEKVLKIRATQTMSNEYLKKPPLKVGEGIAGKVFETKKPIVVEDVRKEKEYKYRDIAKKEGLVSMLSIPMVVKNRSIGVLNVYTTYPYKFTQKEIEIISSIANQAAIVIENTELLVKTKILEEELESRKKIEKAKGILMKEEKLTEEEAYDKIRKFSMNKRISMKEVADAIILAHEIKKEENKK, encoded by the coding sequence ATGAAAGGACAAGATATACAATCTGAATTAGAAGCAATATATAGAATAAGCCAGGCAATCACGTCTGATATGTATCTTGAAGACATTTTAAAACTTATTGTTAATGTGACCGCTGAAATTTTTAAATCAAAAATATGTTCAATTTTACTGTATGATGAAAAGGAAAAAGTTTTAAAGATTAGGGCAACACAAACAATGAGTAATGAATATTTAAAAAAACCACCATTAAAAGTAGGAGAAGGAATTGCTGGGAAGGTGTTTGAAACAAAAAAACCGATTGTAGTTGAAGATGTGAGAAAAGAAAAAGAATATAAATATAGAGATATTGCAAAAAAGGAAGGACTTGTTTCAATGTTATCTATACCAATGGTTGTGAAAAATAGGTCAATTGGGGTTTTAAATGTGTACACGACATACCCTTATAAATTTACACAAAAAGAAATAGAAATAATTTCTTCTATAGCAAATCAAGCAGCCATTGTTATTGAAAATACTGAACTTTTAGTAAAAACAAAAATCCTTGAAGAAGAACTTGAATCAAGAAAAAAAATAGAAAAAGCAAAAGGTATTCTTATGAAAGAGGAAAAATTGACAGAAGAGGAAGCATACGATAAAATAAGAAAATTTAGCATGAATAAAAGAATTAGTATGAAAGAAGTTGCTGATGCCATAATTCTTGCTCATGAAATAAAAAAGGAAGAAAACAAAAAATGA
- the trxA gene encoding thioredoxin translates to MEEIVLHLNKDNFNEVIKNNEKVVVDFWASWCMPCRMVAPFFENLAKKHKGEIVFAKVNVDENPEIAAKFGVMSIPDFIIFKNGEKKGEIVGAMPEEILEEKILNYFK, encoded by the coding sequence ATGGAAGAAATAGTATTACATTTAAATAAGGATAATTTTAATGAGGTAATTAAAAATAATGAGAAAGTAGTTGTAGATTTCTGGGCGAGTTGGTGTATGCCATGTAGAATGGTTGCTCCTTTTTTTGAAAATCTTGCAAAAAAGCATAAAGGAGAAATTGTTTTTGCAAAAGTTAATGTTGATGAAAATCCTGAAATTGCTGCAAAATTCGGTGTTATGTCAATCCCTGATTTTATAATCTTCAAAAATGGAGAAAAAAAAGGAGAAATTGTAGGAGCAATGCCAGAAGAAATTTTAGAAGAAAAAATTTTGAATTATTTTAAGTAA
- the gmk gene encoding guanylate kinase yields the protein MKNLIFVLSAPSGTGKTTIQKILKKELKDIDTVITYTTRKPRPNEKNGIDYNFVDKEKFEEMIKRDEFAEWSVVYGNYYGTPKKKIEENLKKNKKTLLVIDTQGGLKIKKKYPEVFLIGILPPSLKEQERRMRERKDMSDEEIKKRLLISKEERKILFKYYDVRLINKNIEKTVKRIKKIILES from the coding sequence ATGAAAAACTTAATATTTGTTCTTTCAGCACCGTCAGGAACAGGAAAAACTACAATACAAAAAATTCTAAAAAAAGAATTAAAGGATATTGATACAGTTATAACTTATACCACAAGAAAACCAAGACCCAATGAAAAAAATGGCATTGACTATAACTTTGTTGACAAAGAAAAATTTGAAGAGATGATTAAAAGAGACGAATTTGCAGAATGGTCTGTGGTTTACGGTAATTATTATGGAACACCAAAAAAGAAAATTGAAGAAAATTTAAAAAAAAACAAAAAAACACTTCTTGTTATAGATACTCAAGGAGGATTAAAAATTAAAAAAAAATATCCAGAAGTGTTTTTAATTGGAATTTTACCTCCATCTTTAAAAGAACAAGAACGGAGAATGAGAGAAAGAAAAGATATGAGTGATGAAGAAATAAAAAAAAGATTGTTAATATCAAAAGAAGAAAGGAAAATATTGTTTAAATACTATGATGTGAGATTAATAAATAAAAATATAGAAAAAACTGTGAAAAGAATAAAAAAAATAATCCTGGAATCATAA
- a CDS encoding ABC transporter permease subunit, protein MKKAWIIGLNSFKESLRKKTLYILLVVALIVIGASKAFSFLTAEEELKMIKDVSFSSIEFFGALIAIFMSLTAISSEIEKRTIYTLFSKPITRQNFFIGKFLGIILIIFLNFILMCLFFTGLLIFKKSPPDIQVFKTLLLIFIELILIGSITLTVATFASDAFNVIFSFFLYIVGHLTSYGNQLADRTENIILKGLWKILYTVIPNYENFNIRDKVVVGIDVSWNYILKTGVYGILYLAVVLLIGSYFIQKREI, encoded by the coding sequence ATGAAAAAAGCATGGATTATCGGACTGAATAGTTTCAAAGAATCGTTGAGGAAAAAGACTTTATACATATTACTAGTAGTAGCACTTATCGTTATTGGTGCATCAAAGGCATTTTCTTTCCTTACGGCAGAGGAAGAATTAAAAATGATTAAAGATGTCAGTTTTTCAAGCATAGAATTTTTTGGAGCTCTAATAGCAATTTTTATGTCTCTTACAGCAATTTCAAGTGAAATAGAAAAAAGAACGATTTACACATTATTTTCAAAACCAATAACAAGACAGAATTTTTTTATCGGGAAATTTTTGGGAATTATTCTAATTATTTTTTTAAACTTTATCCTTATGTGTTTATTTTTCACTGGTCTATTAATTTTCAAAAAAAGTCCACCCGATATCCAAGTATTTAAAACATTATTACTGATTTTCATCGAACTCATTTTAATTGGTTCAATTACTCTTACTGTTGCGACTTTTGCTTCTGATGCTTTTAATGTAATTTTTTCCTTCTTCCTTTATATAGTGGGACATTTAACTTCATATGGAAATCAACTTGCTGACAGAACAGAAAATATAATTTTAAAAGGCCTCTGGAAAATACTTTATACAGTTATTCCTAATTATGAAAATTTTAATATAAGGGATAAAGTAGTAGTTGGAATTGACGTTAGCTGGAATTATATACTGAAAACAGGGGTTTATGGAATTTTATACCTTGCAGTTGTTCTTTTAATTGGTTCCTATTTTATCCAAAAGAGAGAAATATGA